From one Humulus lupulus chromosome 8, drHumLupu1.1, whole genome shotgun sequence genomic stretch:
- the LOC133794022 gene encoding uncharacterized protein LOC133794022 gives MSMSQLLDLSHPYAEISSDGRVCVAKAEHSGGVLNFSTCAQQLLYEIGDPSSYVTPDVIIDLQNVSFSPLSSCKVLCVGAKSSVGSVPEKLIQLIPKVMLLMFLADSLCNT, from the exons ATGTCTATGTCTCAGCTCCTTGATTTGTCACATCCTTATGCTGAAATAAGTTCTGATGGAAGAGTATGCGTAGCAAAGGCAGAACATAGTGGTGGGGTCTTAAATTTCAGTACTTGTGCTCAACAACTTCTGTACGAAATTGGGGACCCCAGTAGCTATGTCACCCCTGATGTG ATTATTGATCTTCAGAATGTTTCATTCTCTCCCTTGTCAAGTTGCAAGGTTCTTTGTGTTGGAGCAAAATCCTCTGTTGGTTCGGTCCCTGAAAAACTCATACAATTGATTCCAAAGGTGATGCTTTTAATGTTTCTGGCTGATTCATTATGTAATACATAA